From a single Ciconia boyciana chromosome 6, ASM3463844v1, whole genome shotgun sequence genomic region:
- the SOCS4 gene encoding suppressor of cytokine signaling 4 translates to MAENKDSNIKNADVRPKSSRSRSADRKDGYVWSGKKLSWSKKSEHCSDAETASAAGRSGTNLRSQERKYSCSSIELDLDHSCGHRFLGRSLKQKLQDAVGQCFPIKNCSSRHTSGLPSKRKIHISELMLDKCPFPPRSELAFRWHLIKRHTAPISPKAEDWIIADLSQHEEREDQLRDDEIANGGTDSPSQSCDFTDSGSSRGDSRSELVTGKVVRSSKEESDMDSDDEVITPCTSSRKRNKPKWETDDELLRMETPPKYHTQIDYVHCLVPDLLQINNNPCYWGVMDKYAAEALLEGKPEGTFLLRDSAQEDYLFSVSFRRYSRSLHARIEQWNHNFSFDAHDPCVFHSPDITGLLEHYKDPSSCMFFEPLLSTPLNRTFPFSLQHICRTVICNCTTYDGIDALPIPPSVKLYLKEYHYKSKVRVLRIDVPEQQS, encoded by the coding sequence atggcagaaaataaGGACAGTAATATCAAAAACGCAGATGTGAGACCCAAAAGCAGCCGGAGCAGAAGCGCGGACAGAAAGGATGGTTACGTCTGGAGTGGAAAGAAGCTCTCCTGGTCTAAAAAGAGTGAGCATTGTTCTGACGCCGAAACGGCAAGCGCTGCGGGAAGATCAGGGACTAATTTAAGGAGCCAGGAGAGGAAGTATAGCTGCTCATCTATCGAGCTGGATCTAGACCATTCGTGCGGTCACAGGTTTTTAGGCCGGTCCCTCAAACAGAAGCTGCAAGATGCTGTGGGTCAGTGCTTTCCCATAAAGAATTGTAGCAGTCGGCACACCTCAGGACTgccatcaaaaagaaaaattcatatCAGTGAGTTAATGCTAGATAAGTGTCCTTTCCCTCCGCGCTCAGAGCTAGCTTTTCGGTGGCACTTGATCAAAAGACATACAGCCCCTATAAGTCCAAAAGCGGAAGACTGGATAATTGCTGATTTATCCCAGCATGAGGAAAGGGAGGATCAGCTGCGAGACGATGAGATTGCCAACGGGGGAACGGACTCTCCCTCCCAGTCCTGCGACTTTACTGACAGCGGTTCCTCTAGGGGTGATTCGAGGTCTGAGTTGGTTACAGGTAAGGTGGTAAGGAGCAGTAAAGAGGAGAGCGACATGGACTCCGACGATGAAGTTATAACACCATGCACAAGttctagaaaaagaaacaagcccAAATGGGAAACGGATGATGAGCTGCTACGGATGGAAACACCTCCGAAATACCATACACAGATTGATTATGTCCACTGCCTAGTCCCAGACCTCCTCCAGATCAATAACAATCCCTGCTACTGGGGAGTCATGGATAAATACGCAGCTGAGGCGCTGCTAGAAGGAAAGCCAGAGGGAACATTTTTGTTACGAGATTCTGCCCAAGAAGactatttgttttctgtgagcTTCAGGCGCTACAGTCGTTCCCTCCACGCCCGGATAGAGCAGTGGAATCACAACTTCAGCTTTGATGCCCACGATCCTTGTGTCTTCCATTCTCCTGACATCACGGGACTCCTAGAGCACTACAAAGATCCAAGTTCCTGTATGTTCTTTGAACCGCTTTTATCCACTCCGCTGAACaggacttttcctttttctcttcaacaTATATGTAGAACAGTTATTTGCAACTGTACAACTTACGATGGTATTGACGCACTTCCCATTCCTCCATCGGTGAAGCTGTACCTGAAGGAATATCATTATAAGTCGAAAGTTAGAGTACTCAGGATTGATGTGCCAGAGCAGCAaagctag